ACTCTGAAGATGCTCAGTTTCAAGGAAGAAAAGATGATGAGGGATTTTTCACTTGTTTCACAAAAGTATTCGGTCTTCTCTCATGCAGTAGACGAATTTCTGGAGTATCTGAAGAGTTATCCCTACGACAAGCTGCTGTCTCACGAATCTTGAGTTATCCTTTTTTGACCCTTATCTTTCCACTCCCCTTAACCACGTGACCAATTACCCTTGTAAAGATACCATCTTCCTCGAAGAGCCGGAGACATTCGTTCCCTACAGACAGAAGCAGTCCCCCAGAGGTCTGTGGATCAAACAGTAACAGCATATCTTCTTCGGTAATGTTGTCCTGAAACTCTATCCTGTCTTTAAGATATTTCATGTTGTTATATGCGCCTTCAGCAACCATGCCCCTGTCGATCATCTCTTGCACCCTGTGCATAACAGGGATATCCTTCAGTCTGAAAACAAAATCCGTATCCGTATCCCTTACCATATTAAAGGCATGTCCCAATAACCCGAATCCTGTAACGTCAGTGCATGCATGGGCTCCGGCCCGGAGAGCGCACTCTGATGCCTGGTTATTAAGTGTTAGCATCCACCTGACAGCCTCATCCATATCAGGGTCTTTCAGCTTGCCGCCCTTTAAAGACGTTGTAAGTACACCGGTGCCAAGGGGTTTGGTAATTATGAGGATATCCCCTTCTCTTGCCCCATCCTTTCTGAGTATCCTGTCAGGATCCACTGTTCCGGAAACCGAGAGTCCAAACTTCAGCTCAGTATCCTCAAAACAGTGCCCCCCCATAAGTTGCACTCCTGCCCTGTCAAGGACACTCTCTGCACCCTTCAACACCTG
This genomic interval from Nitrospirota bacterium contains the following:
- the selD gene encoding selenide, water dikinase SelD, which gives rise to MGPGDLEAIISGITPPEDERVIIPPGDDAGVFMLKKGLALVETVDVITPLVNDPYTFGAISSANSLSDVYAMGGIPYTALAIAGFPSCDYGTEVLKQVLKGAESVLDRAGVQLMGGHCFEDTELKFGLSVSGTVDPDRILRKDGAREGDILIITKPLGTGVLTTSLKGGKLKDPDMDEAVRWMLTLNNQASECALRAGAHACTDVTGFGLLGHAFNMVRDTDTDFVFRLKDIPVMHRVQEMIDRGMVAEGAYNNMKYLKDRIEFQDNITEEDMLLLFDPQTSGGLLLSVGNECLRLFEEDGIFTRVIGHVVKGSGKIRVKKG